The following is a genomic window from Nitrospira sp..
GGTCGGCAACGAAGAGGAGTTGTTCGAGGTCATCCGCTCGCAATTGAGAGCCAGCCGCCTCTTCACCATCGGCATCGGCTCGGCGCCAAACAGCCACTTCATGCGCAATGCGGCGGAGTTCGGACGCGGAACATTCACGCACATCGGCAGCACCAGCGAAGTGAAGGCCCAGATGGATGCGATCTTCCGCAAGCTAGAACGGCCGGTACTGACGGATATCACTGTCGCAGGGCTGGACGATCAAATTGAGATGTTTCCCTCGCGCATTCCCGATCTCTACGAAGGCGAGCCGGTCGTCGTGGCGATCAAGGGCCGCGCGTTGCCTTCGGCCGTGACGATCACCGGCATGATCGGGAACAGACCCTGGACGGCTGCCGTGAAATTGTCAGAACAAGACCAGCACGAAGGATTGTCCGTCTACTGGGCACGCCAGAAGATTGCTGCGCTCATGGGCCAGCAACGGTACGGGCAGGACGAGTCTGCGACGAGACAGGCAATCCTCGATGTGGCACTCACGCATCACCTCGTCAGCCGATACACCAGTCTCGTGGCAGTGGACGTGACGCCGGTTCGTCCGCTTCATCACCTGCTGCAGGCGCACGCCATGAAAACCAATCTGCCGGACGGGCAGGGCTATCAGGCCATCTTCGGATTACCCCAGACCGCCACGAGCGGACAGCTCCAGATTCTGCTGGGACTCGCCGCGCTGCTGGCGGGCTGGTTGATGTGGCAAGTGCGGGAATTACGGAAACAGGTCGCATGAACCGGATCCGGGCTACTCCCCCTGCGCTGCTGACGCTAATAGCATGCCTCCTGACTATTGGCCTGTGGCAACTCGGGGAAGGATTCTGGATTTATGCGAAGGCCGGGCTCGCGCAGCAATTGCTGCAGCGGGCCTGGTCTCGCACCCTCGCTGGAGAGGCGAACAGCAAACCCTGGCCCTGGGCCGACACCTGGCCAGTGGCGCGATTGCTCGTACCGGCGCAGCACATCGATCAGATCGTCTTGGAGGGCGCCTACGGAAGAACGCTGGCCTTTGGGCCAGGCCATGTGGAATCGGCGCAGCCCATCGGAGAATCAGACAGGATTATCCTCACCGGCCATCGCGATACTCATTTCAGATTTCTTCGGCAACTTCGCCCCGGCGATGCGATGGAGCTGGAAACGGCAGCAGGCGCTCGTCGGCGTTACCGGGTAGCGGAGGCCAGGATTGCGGACTCGCGTACTGGCTCGATTGAACTCACGCAAGGCCAGCCTCGACTCGTGCTGGTCACTTGCTATCCCTTCGACGCGATTACGACCGGAGGCCCCCTGCGCTATGTGGTGACGGCCCTGCCGGATGAGTAACAACCATCAAACCTCTGGCCCTACCTCCCGATGCCGGTGCCAGAGGCGATAGAGAATCGGCAAGACCACCAGGATCAACACCGCCGACGTCAGCATCCCGCCGACGACCACGCGGGCGAGCGGCTGTTGCGATTGCGATCCGATTCCCGTCGCTACCGCCGCGGGCAACAATCCGATGGCGGCAGCCAGCGACGTCATCA
Proteins encoded in this region:
- a CDS encoding Sortase family protein, Peptidase C60 (MaGe:77309136), coding for MNRIRATPPALLTLIACLLTIGLWQLGEGFWIYAKAGLAQQLLQRAWSRTLAGEANSKPWPWADTWPVARLLVPAQHIDQIVLEGAYGRTLAFGPGHVESAQPIGESDRIILTGHRDTHFRFLRQLRPGDAMELETAAGARRRYRVAEARIADSRTGSIELTQGQPRLVLVTCYPFDAITTGGPLRYVVTALPDE